The following are encoded in a window of Geobacter metallireducens GS-15 genomic DNA:
- a CDS encoding TetR/AcrR family transcriptional regulator: MSKVEKRDEIVRAALEVIAEHGFHGAPMALIADRAGVGAGTIYRYFENKDVLIRELYRDMEGRIYPFITEGYVEVKAFRERFIHLGSALLRYFIENPLDFRYLEQFHNSPYGLEYRRERLLGEREGCDVYRELFETGIAQQVLKNVPLPIFFALTFGPLLAVARDHILGFIVLDDALIVRTIEACWDAVRR; the protein is encoded by the coding sequence ATGTCGAAAGTTGAAAAGCGCGACGAGATAGTCCGCGCGGCCCTTGAGGTCATCGCCGAGCACGGTTTCCATGGCGCCCCCATGGCGCTGATCGCCGACCGTGCCGGGGTTGGGGCCGGGACGATCTACCGCTACTTCGAGAACAAGGATGTCTTGATCAGGGAACTCTATCGGGATATGGAAGGAAGGATCTATCCGTTCATCACCGAGGGGTACGTGGAGGTCAAGGCATTTCGGGAACGGTTTATTCATCTCGGTTCGGCACTCCTGCGGTACTTCATCGAAAACCCCCTCGATTTCCGGTACCTGGAGCAGTTCCATAATTCTCCGTACGGCCTGGAATACCGCCGGGAACGGCTTCTGGGGGAACGTGAAGGGTGCGACGTCTATCGGGAGTTGTTTGAAACGGGGATTGCCCAGCAGGTCCTGAAAAATGTCCCCCTGCCAATATTCTTCGCCCTGACCTTCGGTCCCCTCCTCGCCGTGGCCCGGGACCATATCCTCGGGTTCATTGTGCTGGATGACGCCCTTATCGTCCGGACCATCGAGGCCTGCTGGGATGCGGTCAGGCGATAG
- a CDS encoding efflux RND transporter periplasmic adaptor subunit, which produces MQAMYRTRLITVTGLLAIGMMVAGCGKKSNGAPPPSGPPEVGVVTIQPQRVELTTELPGRTSPHLIAEVRPQVSGIIQKRLFTEGSDVKAGQVLYQIDPSTYQAAFASAKATLARTEANLIPARLKEERFRDLVKIKAVSQQDYDDANAALKQAEADVASAKAAVETARINLGYTKVTAPISGRIGRSTVTDGALVTANQPTALATIQQLSSMYVDVTQSNADLLKLKQNLASGLMKHDGAAQARVKLLLEDGSPYPLSGTLKFSEVTVDQSTGSITLRAVFPNPKQTLLPGMFVRAIVEDGVSEQAILVPQRGVTRNPKGDATALVVGAENKVESRVIKVARTVGDNWLVSDGLKAGDRVILEGIQKAKPGTPVKAVPFGAKPETAPAPAVVKK; this is translated from the coding sequence ATGCAAGCCATGTACAGAACACGACTGATTACCGTTACGGGGCTTCTTGCCATCGGGATGATGGTGGCAGGGTGCGGCAAGAAATCCAACGGCGCCCCTCCTCCCAGCGGTCCTCCCGAAGTGGGAGTGGTTACGATTCAGCCCCAACGGGTGGAGCTGACGACTGAGTTGCCGGGCCGCACCTCGCCTCACCTGATCGCCGAGGTCCGTCCCCAGGTCAGCGGCATCATCCAGAAGCGCCTGTTCACCGAGGGATCCGACGTGAAGGCGGGTCAGGTCCTGTACCAGATTGACCCCTCCACTTATCAGGCGGCCTTTGCCAGCGCCAAGGCCACCCTTGCCCGGACGGAAGCCAATCTCATCCCGGCGCGCCTCAAGGAAGAGCGCTTCCGTGATCTGGTGAAGATCAAGGCCGTGAGCCAGCAGGACTACGACGACGCCAACGCCGCCCTCAAGCAGGCCGAGGCCGACGTCGCCTCTGCCAAGGCAGCGGTTGAGACGGCCCGCATCAACTTGGGCTACACGAAGGTGACCGCCCCCATCTCCGGCCGGATCGGCCGTTCCACCGTGACCGACGGGGCTCTGGTGACGGCCAACCAGCCCACGGCCCTGGCCACCATCCAGCAGCTCAGTTCCATGTATGTGGATGTCACCCAGTCCAACGCCGATCTGTTGAAGCTGAAGCAGAACCTGGCCAGCGGACTGATGAAACACGACGGTGCCGCCCAGGCGCGGGTCAAGCTTCTGCTGGAGGACGGCAGCCCTTATCCGCTGTCGGGAACCCTGAAATTCTCGGAAGTCACCGTTGACCAGAGCACCGGTTCCATCACCCTGCGGGCGGTCTTCCCGAACCCGAAGCAAACCCTCCTGCCGGGGATGTTCGTGCGGGCCATCGTTGAGGATGGTGTCAGCGAACAAGCGATCCTGGTCCCCCAGCGGGGCGTCACCCGTAACCCGAAGGGCGATGCCACGGCTCTGGTGGTGGGGGCCGAGAACAAGGTGGAGTCACGGGTCATCAAGGTCGCCCGGACCGTTGGGGACAACTGGCTGGTGAGCGACGGGCTCAAGGCCGGTGATCGGGTCATCCTGGAAGGGATTCAGAAGGCAAAGCCGGGCACGCCGGTCAAGGCGGTGCCGTTCGGAGCAAAGCCGGAGACGGCTCCGGCCCCAGCCGTCGTGAAAAAATAA
- a CDS encoding efflux RND transporter permease subunit, translating to MSRFFINRPIFAWVIAIMVMLAGLLAIKTLPVSQYPPIAPPQITINAMYPGASAQTVQDTVTQVIEQKLNGIDNLIYMSSTSDSAGAVAINLTFKAGTDPNIAQVQVQNKLQLATPLLPQIVQKQGIQVVKSTKNFLLIVGVVSEDGSMDRPALTDYLVANVQDVISRTEGVGEVTVFGSQNAMRIWLNPAKLNNYHLTTNDVIAAVQAQNAQVSAGQFGGNPAPPGQQLNATITARTLLQTPEQFNAIILRTNPDGSTVRLKDVAECKIGTENYDIEARYKGKPMGGMALRLAAGANALDTADRVKAKMAELSKYFPAGMEVVYPYDTTPFVKVSIEEVVQTLIEAVFLVFIIMFLFLQNIRATLIPTIAVPVVLLGTMGALSAAGFSINTLTMFALVIVIGLLVDDAIVVVENVERIMSEEGLSPHDATVKSMGQITSALWGIATVLSAVFLPMAFFGGSTGVIYRQFSITIISAMILSVMTAQILTPALCSTLLKPVEKGHEACETGWFCGFFRWFNKCFNWCRGRYEGIVGRSFGKPVRYLVIYGVIVAAMAFFFLRLPTAFLPDEDQGFIVCQVQLPAGAAQERTITVLEQLEHHFLEKEKKSVETIITIAGFSFAGRGQNMGLAFVRLKDWKLRPTPDMKAPAVAGRAMKAFSQIRDGLAFAFSPPAVVELGQANGFDFQLQDRAGLGHEKLMEARNQLLGMAMKNPKLIAVRPNGQDDSPQFKLDIDDVRAGALGVNLADVNSVLATAWGSSYVNDFIENGRVKKVYLQAEPRSRMLPEDINSWYVNNRNGEMVPFSAFATAHWKYGSPRLERYNGIPSVEIMGQAAPGVSTGEAMVEMEKMAAQLPPGIGYEWTGLSYEEKQAGKQAPALYAISLLVVFLSVAALYESWTIPFVNLLMLPLGLVGAVTAVKLRMLPNDVYLQIGLLTTVGLSTKNAILIIQFIKDQMHQGHELVEATLTAVKIRLRPVIMTSLAFFFGTLPLALTKGAGAAAQNAIGTAVTGGLLSATFIDLIFIPFFFVMVSKVFAKKKQPSVQPAAEAASEVN from the coding sequence ATGTCCCGCTTTTTCATAAACAGACCCATCTTTGCCTGGGTAATCGCCATCATGGTCATGCTGGCCGGCCTCCTGGCGATCAAGACCCTGCCGGTCTCCCAATACCCTCCCATCGCACCACCCCAGATCACCATCAACGCCATGTATCCCGGCGCCTCGGCCCAGACGGTGCAGGATACGGTAACCCAGGTGATCGAGCAGAAGCTGAACGGGATCGACAACCTGATCTACATGTCCTCCACCAGCGATTCGGCCGGCGCCGTGGCCATCAACCTCACCTTCAAGGCCGGCACCGACCCGAACATCGCCCAGGTGCAGGTGCAGAACAAGCTGCAGCTCGCCACGCCGCTCCTCCCCCAGATCGTCCAGAAACAGGGGATTCAGGTGGTCAAGTCCACCAAGAACTTCCTCCTGATCGTCGGGGTCGTGTCGGAGGACGGCTCCATGGACCGCCCGGCCCTGACCGACTATCTGGTTGCCAACGTCCAGGACGTCATCAGCAGGACGGAAGGGGTCGGCGAGGTAACGGTCTTCGGCTCCCAGAACGCCATGCGGATCTGGCTCAACCCGGCCAAGCTCAACAACTACCACCTCACCACCAACGACGTCATCGCGGCGGTGCAGGCCCAGAACGCCCAGGTGTCAGCCGGCCAGTTCGGCGGGAATCCGGCGCCCCCGGGACAGCAGTTGAACGCCACCATCACGGCCCGCACCCTCCTCCAGACACCGGAGCAGTTCAACGCCATCATCCTGAGGACCAACCCCGACGGTTCCACGGTCAGGCTGAAGGATGTGGCCGAATGTAAGATCGGCACCGAGAATTACGATATCGAAGCACGGTACAAGGGAAAACCGATGGGGGGGATGGCGCTGCGCCTGGCCGCGGGCGCCAACGCCCTGGACACCGCCGACCGGGTCAAGGCGAAGATGGCGGAACTGTCGAAATACTTCCCCGCCGGCATGGAGGTGGTCTACCCCTACGACACCACCCCCTTCGTCAAGGTCTCCATTGAAGAGGTGGTCCAGACCCTGATCGAGGCGGTCTTCCTCGTCTTCATCATCATGTTCCTCTTCCTGCAGAATATCCGGGCCACCCTGATCCCCACCATCGCCGTTCCGGTCGTCCTGCTCGGCACCATGGGGGCGTTGTCGGCCGCCGGCTTCTCCATCAACACCCTGACCATGTTCGCCCTGGTCATCGTCATCGGCCTCCTGGTGGACGACGCCATCGTCGTGGTGGAGAACGTGGAACGGATCATGTCCGAGGAGGGGCTCTCGCCCCACGACGCCACCGTCAAATCCATGGGGCAGATCACCAGTGCCCTCTGGGGGATCGCCACCGTCCTCTCGGCGGTCTTCCTCCCCATGGCCTTCTTCGGCGGCTCCACCGGCGTCATCTACCGCCAGTTCTCCATCACCATCATCTCCGCCATGATTCTCTCGGTGATGACGGCCCAGATTCTGACGCCGGCCCTCTGCTCCACCCTGCTCAAGCCGGTGGAGAAGGGGCATGAGGCGTGCGAGACTGGCTGGTTCTGCGGTTTCTTCCGCTGGTTCAACAAATGCTTCAACTGGTGCCGGGGCAGATACGAAGGGATCGTCGGCCGTTCATTCGGCAAGCCGGTGCGCTACCTGGTGATTTACGGGGTCATCGTGGCGGCCATGGCGTTCTTCTTCCTGCGCCTTCCCACCGCATTCCTCCCCGACGAGGACCAGGGGTTCATCGTCTGCCAGGTCCAGCTCCCTGCAGGGGCTGCCCAGGAGCGGACTATCACAGTGCTCGAGCAGCTTGAACACCACTTCCTGGAGAAGGAGAAGAAGTCGGTGGAGACGATCATTACCATTGCCGGCTTCAGCTTTGCCGGCCGGGGCCAGAACATGGGGCTTGCCTTTGTCAGGCTCAAGGACTGGAAGCTGCGCCCGACCCCCGACATGAAGGCGCCGGCCGTTGCCGGACGGGCCATGAAGGCTTTCTCGCAGATCCGCGACGGCCTCGCCTTTGCCTTTTCACCGCCGGCGGTGGTGGAGCTGGGGCAGGCCAACGGCTTCGACTTCCAGCTGCAGGACCGTGCCGGCCTTGGCCATGAGAAGCTGATGGAGGCCCGCAACCAGCTCCTCGGCATGGCCATGAAGAACCCCAAGCTGATCGCGGTGCGCCCCAACGGGCAGGATGATTCGCCCCAGTTCAAGCTCGACATTGACGACGTGCGGGCCGGGGCCCTGGGGGTCAACCTGGCCGATGTCAACAGCGTACTGGCCACGGCCTGGGGAAGCTCCTACGTCAACGACTTCATCGAGAACGGTCGGGTGAAGAAGGTCTATCTCCAGGCTGAACCCAGGTCCCGCATGCTGCCGGAGGACATCAACAGCTGGTACGTGAACAACAGAAACGGCGAGATGGTCCCCTTCTCGGCCTTCGCCACCGCCCACTGGAAGTACGGCTCGCCCCGGCTTGAGCGTTACAACGGCATTCCGTCCGTGGAGATCATGGGACAGGCGGCGCCCGGGGTGAGCACCGGCGAGGCCATGGTCGAGATGGAGAAGATGGCGGCCCAGCTTCCGCCGGGCATCGGTTACGAGTGGACCGGACTCTCCTACGAGGAAAAACAGGCCGGCAAGCAGGCGCCCGCCCTCTACGCCATCTCGCTCCTGGTGGTGTTCCTCTCCGTGGCGGCCCTCTACGAAAGCTGGACCATCCCCTTCGTCAACCTGCTGATGCTTCCCCTCGGCCTGGTGGGGGCGGTCACGGCGGTGAAGCTGCGGATGCTTCCCAACGACGTCTATCTCCAGATAGGGCTTCTCACCACCGTGGGCCTGTCGACGAAGAACGCCATCCTGATCATCCAGTTCATCAAGGACCAGATGCACCAGGGGCATGAACTGGTGGAGGCGACCCTGACGGCGGTGAAGATCCGATTGCGGCCGGTCATCATGACCTCACTGGCCTTCTTCTTCGGCACCCTGCCGCTGGCACTCACCAAGGGGGCCGGGGCCGCGGCCCAGAACGCCATCGGCACCGCCGTGACCGGGGGGCTGCTTTCGGCTACCTTCATCGACTTGATCTTCATCCCGTTCTTCTTCGTGATGGTGTCGAAGGTGTTTGCCAAGAAAAAGCAGCCTTCCGTTCAGCCGGCCGCTGAAGCAGCGTCGGAGGTGAATTGA
- the adeC gene encoding AdeC/AdeK/OprM family multidrug efflux complex outer membrane factor, translated as MTLTLAGCTTMAPKYERPAAPVSAAWPEGPAYKETGVRSGKPVADIPWQEFFEDEKLRKLIALALENNRDLRVAALNIERSRAQYRIQRSDLFPKVDATADGSVQRIPQDLSATGQARTVDQYSVGLGVSSYELDLFGRVRSLKDQALEQYLATEQARRSVQISLVAEVASNYLTLAADRERLKLAQDTLASQQSSYNLTKSRFEAGVSSFLDLNQARTSVESARVDIARYTTLIAQDVNALNLVVGSPVSTALLPAALTENLSAMKDVAPGLPSDVLLRRPDILQAENLLKGANANIGAARANFFPRITLLSSVGFGSDELTGLFSGNSFTWNFAPRITLPIFTAGANQATLKVAEVDRDIAVAQYEKAIQTAFREVADALAQRGTIDDQLSAQQSLTDATSESYRLSQARYEKGVDSYLQVLDSQRALYGAQQNLIGVRLVRLLNVATLYKVLGGGAPGQE; from the coding sequence ATGACTTTGACCCTGGCCGGCTGCACCACCATGGCCCCCAAATACGAGCGTCCCGCCGCACCCGTTTCGGCTGCATGGCCGGAAGGCCCGGCGTATAAGGAGACTGGCGTCAGGTCCGGAAAGCCGGTGGCCGACATCCCGTGGCAGGAGTTCTTCGAGGACGAAAAGCTGCGGAAGCTGATTGCCCTGGCCCTGGAGAACAACCGGGACCTGCGGGTGGCCGCCCTCAACATAGAGCGCTCCCGGGCCCAGTATCGGATTCAACGCTCCGATCTCTTTCCGAAGGTGGACGCCACCGCCGATGGCAGCGTCCAGAGAATCCCCCAGGATCTCTCTGCTACCGGCCAGGCCCGCACCGTCGACCAGTACAGCGTCGGTCTTGGGGTCAGTTCCTATGAGCTGGATCTCTTCGGTCGGGTGCGGAGCCTCAAGGACCAAGCGCTGGAGCAGTACCTGGCCACGGAACAGGCCCGCCGCAGTGTGCAGATCAGCCTGGTGGCCGAGGTGGCCTCCAACTACCTGACCCTGGCCGCCGACCGGGAACGGCTGAAGCTGGCTCAGGATACGCTGGCGAGCCAGCAGTCCTCCTACAACCTCACCAAGAGTCGCTTCGAGGCCGGTGTCTCCTCGTTCCTCGATCTCAACCAGGCGCGGACCAGCGTGGAGTCGGCCCGGGTGGACATAGCCCGCTACACGACGCTGATAGCCCAAGACGTAAATGCCCTCAATCTCGTGGTGGGATCGCCGGTGTCGACGGCGCTCCTCCCCGCTGCCCTCACCGAGAACCTTTCCGCCATGAAGGATGTGGCGCCGGGGCTGCCGTCCGACGTGCTACTGCGCCGTCCCGACATCCTCCAGGCAGAGAACCTCCTGAAGGGGGCCAACGCCAACATCGGCGCGGCCCGGGCCAACTTCTTCCCCCGCATTACCCTGCTTTCAAGCGTCGGTTTCGGGAGCGACGAGTTGACGGGGCTCTTCTCCGGGAATTCCTTCACCTGGAACTTTGCGCCGCGGATAACACTGCCGATCTTCACCGCCGGAGCGAACCAGGCCACCCTCAAGGTGGCGGAGGTGGACCGTGATATCGCCGTGGCCCAGTACGAGAAGGCGATCCAGACCGCCTTCCGGGAAGTGGCCGACGCCCTGGCCCAGCGGGGAACCATCGACGATCAACTCTCGGCCCAGCAGTCCCTCACCGACGCCACCTCCGAAAGCTACCGCCTCTCCCAGGCACGGTACGAAAAAGGAGTCGACAGCTACCTCCAGGTGCTCGATTCCCAGCGGGCCCTCTACGGAGCCCAGCAGAACCTGATCGGCGTCCGCCTGGTCCGCCTCCTTAACGTGGCGACCCTCTACAAAGTGTTGGGGGGCGGCGCTCCCGGGCAAGAGTAA
- a CDS encoding sigma-54-dependent transcriptional regulator: protein MKERTRILLIDDEESGREALTLILRNAGHHVTGAASGREAAQHLARDKFDIIITDLFLPDTNGIDILKDVKNDSPLTEVILITGHASAETAVRAMKEGAYDYITKPLNIDELRIIIAKAVEKHQLLSENVYLRKQLRDKFEFANIIGASPAMQQVFALMKRIVKTDSTVLIAGESGTGKEIVAKAIHFNGSRRERPFIAVHCGAIPENLLESELFGYVKGAFTGAVRDKIGKFEAANGGTIFLDEIGTMPLQLQTKLLRVLQEQEVERVGSTRPIKIDVRIISATNLDLAEEVKKGTFREDLYYRLNVIPLGLPPLRDRVEDILPLAKHFLAKYCKEMQRRRMTLATEAVEALEGYRWGGNVRELENVMERVVALTEADTITLHDLPPNIREESLTRVTERGVDLVKVIAEIERSMITDALALTDGVKARAAALLNLNRTTLVEKMRRLGMPL, encoded by the coding sequence ATGAAAGAACGGACCCGCATCCTCCTCATCGATGACGAAGAATCGGGGCGCGAAGCTCTCACCCTCATCCTCAGGAATGCCGGCCACCACGTCACGGGGGCGGCATCGGGGCGGGAAGCGGCCCAGCACCTTGCTCGGGACAAGTTCGACATCATCATTACCGACCTCTTCCTTCCCGACACCAACGGCATTGACATCCTCAAGGACGTCAAGAACGATTCCCCCCTCACCGAGGTGATCCTCATCACCGGCCACGCCTCCGCCGAAACCGCCGTGCGGGCCATGAAAGAGGGGGCCTACGACTACATCACCAAGCCCCTCAACATCGACGAACTCAGGATCATCATCGCCAAGGCCGTGGAGAAGCACCAGCTCCTCTCCGAAAACGTCTACCTCAGGAAACAGCTCCGGGACAAATTCGAGTTCGCCAACATCATCGGCGCCTCGCCTGCCATGCAGCAGGTCTTCGCCCTCATGAAGCGGATCGTCAAGACCGACTCCACGGTCCTCATCGCCGGCGAGTCGGGGACCGGTAAGGAAATCGTGGCCAAGGCGATCCATTTCAACGGCTCACGGCGCGAGCGGCCGTTCATCGCCGTCCACTGCGGCGCCATACCGGAGAATCTCCTGGAGTCGGAACTGTTCGGCTACGTGAAGGGGGCTTTCACCGGCGCGGTGAGGGACAAGATCGGCAAGTTCGAGGCGGCCAACGGCGGTACCATCTTCCTGGACGAGATCGGGACCATGCCGCTGCAGCTCCAGACAAAGCTCCTGCGGGTCCTGCAGGAGCAGGAGGTGGAGCGGGTCGGTTCCACCCGTCCCATCAAGATCGACGTGCGGATCATCTCGGCCACCAACCTGGACCTGGCCGAGGAAGTGAAGAAGGGGACCTTCCGCGAAGACCTCTACTACCGGCTCAACGTCATCCCCCTGGGCCTGCCGCCGCTCCGGGACCGGGTCGAGGACATCCTCCCCCTGGCGAAGCACTTTCTCGCCAAGTACTGCAAAGAGATGCAGCGCCGCCGGATGACCCTCGCCACGGAAGCGGTGGAGGCCCTTGAAGGGTATCGATGGGGAGGGAACGTGAGGGAACTGGAGAACGTCATGGAGCGGGTCGTGGCCCTCACCGAGGCGGACACCATCACCCTCCACGACCTCCCCCCCAACATCCGCGAGGAATCCCTCACTCGGGTCACCGAACGGGGTGTCGACCTCGTGAAAGTGATCGCCGAAATCGAGCGGAGCATGATCACCGACGCCCTGGCCCTCACCGACGGTGTCAAGGCCCGGGCCGCGGCGCTCCTGAACCTGAACCGGACCACCCTCGTGGAAAAGATGCGCCGGCTCGGCATGCCGCTGTAA
- a CDS encoding NfeD family protein yields MHRIITLCILLCCLLPAVALPADSATVRVLGVRSAINPVTASFLKRNLVDAARRGDRLVLIDMDTPGGLDTAMREIVKDILASPVPVAVHVAPSGARAASAGAIICLAADICAMAPGTTIGAAHPVSIGEKQDKVMEEKVVNDAEAYAEGLANRRGRNAAVARRMVRESLSLSAEKALAEKVVDLIAADRASLLAQLEGRRVARPGGDVVLGLAGAVVREEPMTARERILDVIGNPNVAYILMMLGFLGIFFELSNPGVILPGVIGGISLILAFFAFQTLPVNYAGVLLILLALILFIAEIKIVSHGMLTVGGVIAMVLGSLLLFESPEPYLRVSWQVIAITVIAISAFSVFAVTMAVRVHRRKPTTGGEGLLGESGKALSAISPEGRVFIHGEYWDAWSDEPLAEGDRVTVVAVEGMRVKVRKTGDRGPGKAFRQGLPCDAVIIA; encoded by the coding sequence ATGCATCGGATAATTACGCTCTGTATCCTCTTGTGCTGTCTACTGCCAGCCGTCGCCCTCCCTGCCGATTCGGCGACGGTGCGGGTGCTGGGCGTTCGCTCGGCCATCAATCCCGTCACTGCTTCGTTTCTCAAGCGGAACCTTGTCGACGCCGCCCGCAGGGGAGATCGCCTCGTCCTCATCGACATGGATACCCCGGGCGGCCTCGATACTGCCATGCGGGAGATCGTGAAGGATATCCTCGCGAGCCCGGTGCCGGTGGCGGTCCACGTGGCCCCGTCGGGGGCGCGGGCCGCATCGGCCGGCGCCATTATCTGCCTAGCGGCCGACATCTGCGCCATGGCACCCGGAACCACTATCGGCGCGGCCCATCCCGTTTCCATCGGCGAGAAGCAGGACAAGGTCATGGAAGAGAAGGTGGTGAACGATGCCGAGGCCTACGCCGAGGGGCTCGCGAACCGGCGGGGGAGAAACGCCGCCGTGGCGCGGCGGATGGTGCGGGAGAGCCTGTCGCTCTCCGCTGAGAAGGCTCTTGCAGAGAAGGTGGTAGATCTGATCGCCGCCGACCGTGCCTCGCTCCTGGCTCAACTGGAGGGGCGTCGGGTGGCTCGCCCCGGCGGAGACGTGGTCCTCGGGCTTGCCGGCGCCGTTGTCAGGGAGGAGCCGATGACGGCGCGGGAGCGGATTCTCGATGTCATCGGCAATCCCAACGTGGCCTACATCCTGATGATGCTCGGGTTCCTCGGGATCTTTTTCGAACTCTCCAATCCTGGGGTGATCCTTCCCGGGGTGATCGGCGGCATCTCCCTCATCCTCGCCTTCTTTGCCTTTCAGACCCTGCCGGTGAACTACGCCGGCGTGCTCCTGATCCTGCTCGCGCTCATCCTGTTCATCGCCGAGATCAAGATCGTTTCCCACGGAATGCTGACGGTCGGAGGGGTCATCGCCATGGTACTCGGGTCGCTGTTGCTGTTCGAATCACCAGAGCCCTATCTCCGGGTGTCGTGGCAGGTCATTGCCATAACGGTGATCGCCATCTCCGCCTTTTCCGTCTTTGCCGTCACCATGGCGGTCAGGGTCCACCGCCGCAAGCCCACCACCGGCGGCGAGGGGCTCCTGGGGGAGAGCGGCAAGGCCCTTTCCGCCATCTCTCCCGAGGGGAGGGTCTTCATCCACGGCGAGTACTGGGACGCCTGGAGCGACGAGCCCCTGGCCGAGGGGGACAGGGTGACGGTAGTGGCGGTTGAGGGGATGCGGGTTAAGGTCAGAAAGACCGGTGATCGGGGACCGGGAAAGGCCTTTAGGCAAGGACTGCCATGTGATGCTGTCATTATTGCGTAA
- a CDS encoding slipin family protein, which yields MFDIFNYVPVVFILILLIMFAASAIRVLPEYERGVLFRLGRLAGVRGPGLFFIIPGIDKLIRVSLRIVALDVPPQDVITHDNVTVKVSAVICFRVMEPQKAIVEVENYLYATSQLAQTTLRSVLGQVELDELLANREKINKELQEILDRHTGPWGVKVTAVEVKNIDLPQEMLRAIAKQAEAERERRAKVIHADGEFQASEKLAQAAKVLAAEPTSLQLRYLQTLTEIAAEKNSTTIFPIPIDLIKMFLEKMGDRNG from the coding sequence ATGTTCGACATCTTCAACTACGTGCCGGTGGTGTTCATCCTCATCCTGCTGATCATGTTCGCGGCCAGTGCCATCCGAGTCCTTCCCGAGTACGAGCGGGGGGTTCTCTTTCGGCTCGGGCGCCTGGCGGGCGTTCGGGGTCCGGGGCTCTTCTTCATCATCCCGGGAATCGACAAACTGATTCGGGTGTCACTGCGGATCGTGGCCCTGGATGTCCCCCCCCAGGATGTGATCACCCATGACAACGTGACGGTGAAGGTGTCGGCGGTCATCTGTTTTCGGGTCATGGAGCCCCAGAAGGCCATCGTGGAGGTGGAGAACTACCTCTACGCCACGAGCCAGCTGGCCCAGACCACCCTGCGGAGCGTCCTGGGGCAGGTGGAGCTGGACGAGCTGCTGGCCAACCGGGAGAAGATCAACAAGGAGCTCCAGGAGATCCTCGACCGGCACACGGGGCCGTGGGGGGTGAAGGTGACCGCCGTGGAGGTGAAGAACATCGACCTTCCGCAGGAGATGCTCCGGGCCATTGCCAAGCAGGCCGAGGCGGAGCGGGAGCGGCGCGCCAAGGTCATCCATGCCGACGGCGAATTTCAGGCGTCGGAGAAGCTGGCCCAAGCGGCGAAGGTTCTGGCCGCCGAACCCACGTCGCTGCAGCTGCGCTACCTCCAGACCCTGACCGAGATCGCGGCGGAAAAGAATTCCACCACCATCTTCCCGATACCGATCGACCTCATCAAGATGTTCCTGGAAAAGATGGGAGACAGGAACGGGTAA
- a CDS encoding peptidylprolyl isomerase, with protein MNVFKTARRQIIALSAIALLAGTAGANAAPTAKADAKAGEAPSATTAVARVNGVDITRAELERAKKIILSRNQMASAAMNDEMSKKVEEAALNQLIAKELLFQAGKKQEIKDLDKKIQEKVAEHKARFKSQADYEKALKEMDMTEKEVETFTREDMVIGNLIETKIVANTKITDDEAKKFYNDNKDKFRREEAVRASHILVSADQKASPEEKKKAKEKAEALLKQLKGGADFAELAKKESSCPSSAQGGDLGFFGKGQMVPEFEKTAFNLKPGEVSDVVETQFGYHIIKLAEKKDAETVPFEEAKERIVQFLTQQKVQAGIGEYVDELRKKGKVEILSK; from the coding sequence ATGAACGTATTCAAAACAGCCCGCAGACAGATCATCGCCCTCTCGGCGATCGCCCTTCTTGCCGGCACTGCCGGGGCGAACGCTGCCCCCACAGCCAAGGCGGACGCGAAGGCGGGTGAGGCCCCGTCTGCCACGACAGCGGTTGCCCGGGTGAACGGCGTCGACATCACCAGAGCCGAACTGGAGCGGGCGAAGAAGATCATCCTCTCCCGGAACCAGATGGCGAGTGCCGCCATGAACGACGAGATGTCGAAGAAGGTTGAGGAAGCGGCCCTCAACCAGCTCATCGCCAAGGAACTCCTCTTCCAGGCCGGCAAGAAGCAGGAGATCAAGGATCTGGACAAGAAGATCCAGGAAAAGGTGGCCGAGCACAAGGCCCGCTTCAAGTCCCAGGCCGACTACGAGAAGGCCCTGAAGGAGATGGACATGACCGAGAAGGAGGTCGAGACCTTCACCAGGGAAGACATGGTCATCGGCAACCTGATTGAGACGAAGATCGTCGCCAACACCAAGATCACGGACGACGAGGCGAAGAAATTCTACAACGACAACAAGGACAAGTTCCGCCGGGAGGAAGCGGTCCGCGCCAGCCACATCCTCGTGAGCGCGGATCAGAAGGCATCTCCGGAAGAGAAGAAAAAGGCCAAGGAGAAGGCCGAGGCCCTGCTCAAGCAACTGAAGGGTGGCGCCGATTTTGCCGAACTGGCCAAGAAGGAATCCTCCTGCCCCAGTTCCGCCCAGGGTGGTGATCTGGGCTTCTTCGGCAAGGGGCAGATGGTTCCCGAGTTTGAGAAGACCGCCTTCAACCTCAAGCCGGGTGAGGTGAGCGACGTGGTGGAGACCCAGTTCGGCTACCACATCATCAAGCTGGCCGAGAAGAAGGATGCTGAAACCGTCCCCTTCGAGGAGGCCAAGGAGCGGATCGTCCAGTTCCTCACCCAGCAGAAGGTGCAGGCCGGGATTGGCGAGTACGTGGATGAGCTGAGGAAGAAGGGGAAGGTCGAGATCCTCTCCAAGTAA